The Ovis aries strain OAR_USU_Benz2616 breed Rambouillet chromosome 6, ARS-UI_Ramb_v3.0, whole genome shotgun sequence genome includes a window with the following:
- the OTOP1 gene encoding proton channel OTOP1 translates to MIREGQGAPAAPLAAPSDSERGSSWPAARPPAPFLAPGFRGSPGSPAPRRGAVRESFPQKLAEALSSQYALNVFVAGLLFLLAWAVHASGVGKRDLLCFLTALMLLQLLWMLWYVRRSSAHRRLIRLKDTYAGARWLRGSIALFAFITVILGCLKIGYFIGFSECLSATEGVFPVTHAVHTLLQVYFLWGHSKDIIQSFKTLERFGVIHSVFTNLLLWANSVLNESKHQLNEHKERLITLGFGNITIVLDDHTPPCNCTPPTLCPAISHGMYYLYPFNIEYQILASTMLYVLWKNIGRKVDSHQHRKMQFRSRGVLLGSVLGLTALATTIGVVVVYLIQIGRSKTKSEAALIMFYLYAIILLMLMAAAGLVGIRIYRLDEQSLDESKNPARKLDADLLVVTASGSWFISWGSILAILCAESRPPYTWYNLPYSILAVVEKYIQNLFIIESIHREPGRLSEDIRTLRVVTVYNGNPTSLPSSCFKNGPTAGDMAPQALEMPPAANGNTCLREVGGKDREDKSWERAQGSACHPCFLQGNAQRRVLRNIAAFLFLCNISLWIPPAFGCRPEYDNGLEETVFGFEPWIIVVNLAMPFSIFYRMHAAASLFEVYCKI, encoded by the exons ATGATTCGCGAGGGTCAAGGGGCGCCTGCCGCTCCCCTGGCGGCTCCGAGCGACTCGGAGAGGGGCTCGTCCTGGCCCGCGGCCCGCCCGCCGGCCCCGTTCTTGGCTCCGGGGTTCCGGGGATCCCCGGGTTCCCCGGCGCCTCGGCGGGGCGCTGTCCGCGAGAGCTTCCCGCAGAAGCTGGCCGAGGCCCTGAGCAGCCAGTACGCGCTGAACGTGTTCGTGGCGGGGCTGCTGTTCTTGTTGGCCTGGGCCGTGCACGCCTCGGGCGTGGGTAAGAGGGACCTGCTGTGCTTCCTCACGGCGCtcatgctgctgcagctgctctgGATGCTGTGGTATGTGCGCCGCAGCTCCGCGCACCGCCGCCTCATCCGCCTCAAGGACACGTACGCCGGCGCGCGCTGGCTTCGCG GTAGTATCGCATTGTTCGCATTCATTACCGTCATCCTGGGATGCCTTAAAATTGGGTACTTCATTGGATTTTCTGAATGTCTGTCAGCCACTGAAGGAGTTTTCCCTGTCACCCATGCGGTGCACACTCTGCTGCAG GTATACTTTCTCTGGGGGCACTCAAAGGATATCATCCAGTCTTTCAAAACACTGGAAAG GTTTGGGGTGATCCACTCAGTGTTCACCAACCTGCTTCTGTGGGCTAACAGCGTCCTGAATGAGTCAAAGCACCAGCTTAACGAACACAAGGAGCGACTCATCACCCTGGGCTTTGGGAACATAACTATAG TTTTAGATGACCACACGCCTCCGTGTAACTGCACGCCCCCAACCCTCTGCCCAGCCATCTCCCACGGGATGTACTACCTCTATCCTTTCAACATAGAGTATCAGATCCTGGCCTCCACGATGCTCTACGTCTTGTGGAAAAACATCGGCCGCAAAGTCGACAGTCACCAGCATCGGAAGATGCAGTTCAGGTCGCGCGGGGTCCTGCTGGGCTCAGTCCTGGGCCTGACTGCGCTGGCCACCACCATCGGGGTCGTGGTGGTGTATCTGATCCAGATCGGCCGTTCCAAAACCAAGAGCGAGGCGGCACTCATCATGTTCTACCTGTATGCCATCATCTTGCTGATGCTTATGGCGGCGGCAGGGCTGGTTGGGATCCGGATTTATAGGCTAGATGAGCAGTCACTAGATGAGTCCAAAAACCCGGCCCGCAAACTGGACGCGGACCTGCTGGTGGTCACCGCCTCTGGCTCCTGGTTCATCTCCTGGGGGTCCATCCTGGCCATCCTTTGCGCCGAGTCCCGCCCCCCATACACCTGGTACAACCTGCCCTATTCCATCCTGGCGGTTGTCGAGAAATACATCCAGAACCTCTTCATCATCGAGTCCATTCACCGAGAGCCAGGGAGGCTCTCTGAAGACATTAGAACCCTGCGGGTGGTCACAGTCTACAACGGCAATCCCAcgtctctcccttcttcctgctTCAAGAACGGACCTACGGCCGGGGACATGGCTCCCCAGGCCCTTGAGATGCCACCTGCGGCCAATGGAAATACATGTCTGAGAGAAGTCGGTGGCAAAGACAGAGAGGATAAGAGCTGGGAAAGGGCCCAGGGCTCAGCCTGCCACCCCTGTTTCCTGCAGGGCAATGCCCAGAGAAGAGTCTTGAGGAATATTGcagcttttttgttcctctgcaATATTTCG CTCTGGATCCCTCCCGCCTTTGGCTGCCGCCCTGAGTACGACAACGGATTGGAGGAAACTGTCTTTGGCTTTGAACCCTGGATAATTGTGGTCAACCTGGCCATGCCCTTTTCTATTTTCTACCGAATGCATGCAGCTGCCTCCCTCTTCGAGGTCTATTGTAAGATATAA